A single Danio rerio strain Tuebingen ecotype United States chromosome 17, GRCz12tu, whole genome shotgun sequence DNA region contains:
- the ifit14 gene encoding interferon-induced protein with tetratricopeptide repeats 14 (The RefSeq protein has 4 substitutions compared to this genomic sequence), producing the protein MDSLLKGELEKLECHFTWDLGQYQNELQGMKRKMDHVDPQKISSPVHYYNLLGFIQKSLGSDREALESLQKAESVIQEQGTEETAVRLLVNKANLAWVYFYLGELEKSRGYLEELEELQRIHPAPPGCPLHPEVSGEKGWTLVKFNKSKKSQAIGYFKMALEAEPERKEWHKGLAISMSKACLWYKCTPEQKAEILEKVKTAAEIDPNDLFLQSLYVLKKFEVQGENVDEEIQSLLKKSISTANLVGLNYIIEYFKGISYGRAIEEVQRVREIFPSSSTLLKILANLYKWKVFSMKEDSRERRIWVQKSIELFEEVVRHYPDCVKGRSDLASLHRYAHNTERAEEIYQQLLSEDHTLPPHSQQLLYYSYACYVHHTGQSRDKSINFLMKAAEIKNYSYNKDKCIEILQTTVQNGRNSRCEEIKRFLKNVLKEE; encoded by the coding sequence TTCTTTACTGAAAGGAGAGCTTGAGAAGCTGGAGTGCCACTTCACCTGGGATCTGGGGCAATATCAAAATGAGCTCCAGGGGATGAAAAGGAAGATGGACCATGTTGACCCACAAAAAATCTCTTCTCCAGTCCACAATTACAACCTGCTGGGGTTCATCCAAAAGAGTCTTGGCTCTGACAGAGAGGCGCTGGAGTCCCTACAGAAAGCAGAAAGTGTGATCCAGGAGCAGGGAACAGAAGAGACTGCAGTCCGGCTGCTGGTCAATAAAGCTAACATGGCTTGGGTCCACTTCCATTTGGGAGAGCTGGAGAAGAGCAGAGGATACCTAGAAGAGCTGGAGGAGCTTCAGAGAATTCATCCTGCTCCACCTGGATGCCCTTTACACCCTGAAGTGAGTGGAGAAAAGGGCTGGACGCTGGTGAAGTTCAACAAGTCCAAGAAGAGCCAGGCCATCGGTTACTTTAAGATGGCTTTAGAAGCTGAACCTGAAAGGAAGGAATGGCACAAAGGTCTTGCCATATCTATGAGCAAAGCATGTTTATGGTATAAATGCACTCCAGAGCAGAAAGCTGAGATTTTAGAGAAGGTGAAAACGGCAGCAGAGATCGACCCAAATGATCTGTTCCTTCAATCTCTCTATGTCTTAAAAAAGTTTGAGGTTCAGGGAGAAAATGTTGATGAGGAGATTCAGAGTTTGCTTAAGAAATCCATTAGCACTGCAAACTTGGTTGGTCTGAATTACATTATCGAATATTTTAAGGGCATTTCTTATGGGAGAGCAATTGAAGAGGTACAAAGGGTTCGGGAAATATTTCCCAGTTCTTCGACACTTTTGAAAATTCTTGCAAATTTATATAAATGGAAAGTGTTCTCCATGAAGGAGGACAGCAGGGAAAGGCGGATTTGGGTTCAGAAATCCATTGAGCTGTTTGAAGAGGTTGTCAGACATTACCCAGATTGTGTGAAAGGAAGGTCAGACCTCGCATCACTGCACCGTTACGCACACAACACTGAAAGAGCAGAGGAGATTTACCAGCAGCTCCTGTCAGAGGACCACACTCTCCCTCCTCACAGCCAACAGTTGTTGTACTATAGTTACGCCTGTTACGTACATCATACTGGACAGTCCAGGGACAAATCAATCAACTTCCTCATGAAAGCAGCAGAAATCAAAAACTATTCATATAACAAAGACAAATGCATTGAGATTCTTCAAACAACAGTGCAGAATGGCAGAAACTCTCGATGTGAGGAGATTAAAAGATTTCTGAAGAATGTTCTCAAAGAGGAGTAA